The Besnoitia besnoiti strain Bb-Ger1 chromosome IV, whole genome shotgun sequence genome contains a region encoding:
- a CDS encoding hypothetical protein (encoded by transcript BESB_052390), which yields MTLCGLVEDSSARGKVEPEPAALDLQPRARKRQIPHAEGNFATFVYVPVPRKVVDDSVQTAVDSLRQLCELTNDLQVPEETGGLLSFSSANTDEASPPGVPLENAVNSTVGTDVNADNSGGAACPVCSRSGERQAGRLESTSPASSWLTSSTEEADENLETHRKRKQRTADQVSDSSNLHLSLCRTFMLQYHLIEPFLAKLSAKLKQWKGFTLELQNQVDIFSNDDHSCFFAAVSVSPICASRLVAPLVADINEVVTSFGGTALSVRPFRPHVSMAWTAEDIRPALLSVSRETSECTNTPAESSSSSPHSSADTAVESPPRWWPAVGQALKKLRAQPGSDAAAEERAVHTDAAQLHAEQSEANAQVGGRPNELENAQDSTAETETDAPPQAAPVPLNRAQPVMLYSTGLARFLMCSKKKSMHHPQLDYLDPSTAPALFRYCQEVSLFNQATLAVGERGGLACCYRAGTAVMNSFAVLRRLSSKSTNDTILTFGKVTFAESVTEATGGAV from the exons ATGACACTATGCGGGCTTGTGGAAGACTCCTCAGCTCGTGGGAAGGTAG AGCCAGAGCCCGCCGCTCTGGacctgcagccgcgagctCGAAAAAGACAGATTCCTCACGCCGAAGGGAACTTTGCTACATTCGTGTACGTGCCGG TACCTCGGAAAGTCGTCGACGACAGCGTTCAGACTGCAGTCGATTCTCTGCGTCAGCTGTGCGAGTTGACGAATGATTTACAAGTTCCCGAGGAAACTGGAGGACTGCTATCGTTCTCCAGCGCTAACACAGACGAAGCCTCGCCGCCTGGTGTGCCCTTGGAAAATGCAGTGAATTCCACAGTAGGGACAGACGTCAACGCAGACAATTCTGGTGGCGCCGCTTGCCCTGTCTGTTCCCGCTCAGGGGAGAGGCAAGCCGGGCGATTAGAGTCCACCTCTCCCGCAAGCTCTTGGCTGACTTCGTCtacagaagaagcagacgaaaaCCTCGAAACGCACAGGAAACGGAAACAGCGGACTGCGGATCAGGTGTCGGACAGCTCGAACCTGCATTTGAGTCTCTGTCGGACGTTCATGCTCCAGTACCACCTGATTGAGCCTTTCCTTGCTAAACTCTCTGCAAAGCTGAAACAGTGGAAAGG CTTTACGCTCGAACTGCAGAACCAAGTGGACATTTTCAGCAACGACGATCATTCCTGCTTCTTTGCGGCCGTTTCCGTATCGCCCATTTGTGCTAGTCGTCTG gTGGCGCCCTTAGTCGCAGACATCAATGAAGTTGTGACAAGCTTCGGAGGCACGGCTCTCTCTGTCCGTCCGTTTCGGCCTCACGTATCCATGGCCTGGACGGCTGAA GACATTCGACCCGCCCTCCTCAGCGTGTCTCGCGAAACATCCGAGTGCACCAACACTCCCGCAGAAagctcgtcctcttctccaCACTCGTCCGCGGACACGGCGGTCGAGAGTCCGCCGCGCTGGTGGCCGGCGGTGGGgcaggcgctgaagaagctCCGAGCGCAGCCGGGGTCtgacgcggcagcagaggaacGCGCTGTACATaccgacgcggcgcagctccaTGCAGAGCAAAGTGAGGCCAACGCCCAAGTTGGCGGCAGGCCAAACGAATTAGAGAACGCACAAGACTCTACGGCGGAGACCGAAACTGATGCTCCGCCACAG GCCGCGCCGGTCCCACTCAACCGTGCTCAGCCGGTCATGCTATACAGCACAGGtctcgcgcgttttctgATGTGCAGCAAAAAAAAATCGATGCACCATC CTCAGCTGGACTACCTTGATCCGTCCACAGCGCCGGCTCTGTTTCGCTACTGCCAAGAAGTTTCTCTCTTCAACCAAGCGACTCTCGCAgtaggcgagagaggcggtCTTGCGTGCTGCTACAGGGCGGGCACCGCAGTCATGA ATTCGTTCGCTGTGCTCCGACGCCTTTCCAGCAAGAGCACCAACGACACGATCCTCACTTTTGGAAAGGTGACATTCGCCGAAAGCGTCACCGAGGCAACTGGAGGCGCTGTCTAG